Sequence from the Candidatus Eisenbacteria bacterium genome:
CCATCCACATGGACGACGGCTCGTTCAAGGTCTTCACCGGCTACCGGGTGCAGCATTCCATCGTGCGCGGCCCGGGCAAGGGCGGCATCCGCTTCCACCCCGACGTCACGATCGACGAGGTGCAGGCGCTGGCGGCGTGGATGACCTGGAAGTGCGCGGTGGTGAACATCCCCTTCGGCGGGGCCAAGGGCGGCATCGCCGTGGACCCCTCGAAGCTGTCCGCGGGCGAGCTGGAACGGCTCACCCGGCGCTACACCGCCGACCTGATCGAGGTCTTCGGCCCCGACACCGACGTGCCCGCCCCGGACGTCAACACCAACGAGCAAGTGATGGCCTGGATCATGGACACCTACTCCATGCACGCCCGGCACACCGAAACCGCCGTGGTGACCGGCAAGCCGCTCACGCTGGGCGGCTCGCTGGGACGCCGCGAGGCCACCGGGCGCGGGGTACTGTTCACGGTGCGGCGCGCGGCGCAGCTGCTGGGCCTGAGCCTCGAGGGAGCCCGCGTGGTGGTCCAGGGCTTCGGCAACGTGGGCTCGGTGGCCGCCAGCCTGCTGCACCAGGAGGGTGGCCGGGTGATCGCCGCCAGCGACGTCAAGGGCGCGATCCTCAACGAGCAGGGCCTGGATGTGCCGGCCCTTATCGCGCACACCGCGAAGACCGGCTCGGTGGTGGGCTTCCCGGGCAGCAAGTCCATCGCGCCGGCCGCGCTGCTGGAGCTGGAGTGCGAAGTGCTGGTGCCGGCGGCGCTCGAGAACCAGGTCACCGGCGCCAACGCGGCGCGCATCAAGGCCCGCATCGTGGCCGAGGGCGCCAACGGACCCACCACGCCCGACGCGGACAAGATCCTCAACTCCAAGGGCGTGCTGGTGATCCCCGACATCCTGGCCAATTCGGGCGGAGTCACGGTGTCCTACTTCGAGTGGGCGCAGAACCGGGCGGGCTACTACTGGACCGAGGCGGAGGTGAACGAGCGGCTGGAGCGGATCATGGACCAGGCGTTCGACGACGTGGTGGCGATGCGGGACAAGCACGGGGTGACGATGCGGGTGGCGGCTTACATCCTGGCGATCCAGCGCGTGGTGGACGTGATCAAGTTGCGCGGGGTGTACGCGTAGGGAGGCGTTTCGAGGGCTGTGTCGGCCTGGGAGCCGCTTCGCAAGGCCGCGGGATTCCCGTCTCTCCTCTCCACTGAAAGCCCCGGGGGCGACTGCCCTCGGGGCCTTCTCTAACCCGTCTCCTGCGGAGGCTGACACGCAGAGTTGTGCCGCGAGCACGCACTCCCTCGTGGGGGAAGGCGCAGACGTAGCTCGGTCGGTGACAACATGATTGCAGCCGGGGGGGGCGCTCGAGTTATTCTCTCCCTCGCACCGTCGTTTCTTCCTTGACTGGTCTTCCTTCCCCCACGAGCATTCTCCGCCGGTCCATCCCACGATGTCTCCTGACACAGGCGGGACCGCTTTCCTGGAAGCGAAAGGGCCCTGCGAGAGATCGCGCTCGAGTCGCGGCTTGCCGCGCATGTGGCGCGAGTCTGCGAAGGCCGAAACCGGGCGTGCTGCCTGCGGATCAA
This genomic interval carries:
- a CDS encoding Glu/Leu/Phe/Val dehydrogenase, which gives rise to MSYGPSVRGGRIRVRRGVPLGRGPGNPASPPSDGGAVEEGALIQKELNPLANAQKQFDEAAAALKLEPGLLHVIKNFRKAVIVNLPIHMDDGSFKVFTGYRVQHSIVRGPGKGGIRFHPDVTIDEVQALAAWMTWKCAVVNIPFGGAKGGIAVDPSKLSAGELERLTRRYTADLIEVFGPDTDVPAPDVNTNEQVMAWIMDTYSMHARHTETAVVTGKPLTLGGSLGRREATGRGVLFTVRRAAQLLGLSLEGARVVVQGFGNVGSVAASLLHQEGGRVIAASDVKGAILNEQGLDVPALIAHTAKTGSVVGFPGSKSIAPAALLELECEVLVPAALENQVTGANAARIKARIVAEGANGPTTPDADKILNSKGVLVIPDILANSGGVTVSYFEWAQNRAGYYWTEAEVNERLERIMDQAFDDVVAMRDKHGVTMRVAAYILAIQRVVDVIKLRGVYA